The window CGGATAGGGAGGACGTCCGATCCGACGACTCAGGGGGAGTGGACTCTTGGATGGGAGCAGGGGTCGACATCTCCACCCGTTCGGTGGATCACACCTCGAAAGTTGTAGAGCGCGATGAACGCTCTGCCCGGTGCCTCTTTTACCTAGCCAGTGGCTTGTCTGAGGAAGCTGAGCCTAAAGCCCCCTCAACTTTAACGACCAGTTGCTGTTCAGAAGTTTGGGAGCCCCCGGTCGCTCCACCACTCACCAGAGCGGGAGCCGCCGTGCTCTCGTCCTGCGGCTCGTCTTGCAAGCCGATTGGCTATAGGCTGCGGCTCCCTAGTTCTTCGACAGCGGTCATGTTGATCATGGCATCTGTGAGCTTCACCTTGTCGGCCAGACGTGCGCGTAGCATGACTTTGGCTGCACgaaaggaagaaaaatcagttagaatcaaagaaagGAGTGAAGTaatttcatacctaggctggtcgACAGCTGGGTGcagatcggactcaggccgaagatataCAGGACGCCCTCCAGCAGCAgcttgtggatgtcatacttctgaccAGACAACATCGCAGCTACGTCgaggtagtccgatcggctcttgtacttcttcaatGGAGACTGAGCCGCCACGTCGAGCTACCAGGAGGTGGGAAAATTCGGCCGCATTGGAAAGTGCACGAAAAAtaagtactccttccagtgttttttttttggaagtcgacattttatcaaagaagaccGAGCCCACTTGGGCTTGGAAAAGGAAAGTCCCCGGCTCGGAAGATTTGGggtaataaaagtaatggaagagCTGGGGGGTGAGGGGAATGTTGTGCAGACGAAAGAGAACCACCATTCCGCAtaacagccgaaaggagttcgacactagctGATAGAGAGAGACTCGAAAATATTTACACACAGAAGAAAAGAAGGGGTGGATGGGAAATTGCAGATTGGCTGTAAAATGATCTCGAAAAAAGGTGATACAGCCGGGCGACGGAGAATTCGACCGATTTGAAGGAgaaggtgttggaaccccaaggttattttgatgtgatcaataagttaagttaggtcccatggtgttttaaccttgtgtctaagtgtacaggagcttaggaccacaaggagtcgagcaaaagacgcagctagcgagaaggacggcacgggagagagctgatgggctcggtgcgtccgagggatgaggtgctgcggaaaagtatgtgggcggacaagaaggaggcgcgcggcgtttccgagggataagaagccagagtggaaggttgctcgagaaggccggaagttgggttcgggtgagccctattccggttggtcgagatcacccaagcgaccagagctagagtggaagactcggaccgaggcgagctgaaccggagtagaGGGGCCAGATCAAAAAAGTCGACggggttgactttaagggtccgggcgcccggaacctcaagtttatcaatatcaACGTGGGCGTTGACCGTCGCATccgagataaagttttatcccctcccaggcatctggaacccttccaggtgcgctgaccaagactataaatatagtcttggtccagaagcttaacaacagaacaagaattagcaatacaacacttgtgagctttcatttctagtttagcttctctttttgcgctttcactgctgtaagaggcttctccgcctgaaggagatctttttagtgtgcgattcatttcttggattaacaacctccccggttgtaaccaagtcaagtctgtgagcctcttcttttagtttattgctttctttatttaattttatgcaagtgttcttttaaaagtttgagaagggtattttgtgtttatttttttagctattcaaccccccttctagccggccaacgcggaccccaataagtggtatcagagcgaggatgcctcagaaggactaatcgccgactgaagcaacaagatggccggagctaacattTACCCACCagtattcgagggggagttcgctttttggaagcaacgaatggaggtttattttaaaactgattttagtaTTTGTctaacaatgaaatatgattttgaagtgcccaaaagcaaagaaggagaagaacttgaggagcatcaatggactgatGAGCAACGTAATGATgttatggcaaatggtaaggctgagtcCAGTCTTGTGAGTGTACTACCTGCCCAAGATCTTGACAGAGTCAAaaaatacaaaagcgcaaaagaactttgggaaaagttcttgaagctctacgaagaaccaattgaagtcgaatccaactcctcgatggacactgacTCACCGTTAGAAGAGTCCGAGATCGAGGAAATAACTGGGACAACCTTAACAGCCGAATTCCATCTGAGGACATAGAAACTCAtctagatgagcatcgatgaagggggagagtcttcggaagaaaacaactcaatagggggagaatcaacaaccgataaggtaagtcaggttgacatccacctcctgaccaattgattaattcaatcaaaactttgttaaaagatttttgtgaattagaaattatattgtcgaaagatttttgcaaattaaaacCTAAAAAGTTATTAACAAAGAATAGTGAGTTAAAAGAAACTCTAGCAACAACTTGTCGATTAAAGGAAttcgacaaactaacaatagaaaatgacatgttaaggGAACAAATACAATTTTTTACATGTTCAAAATTCCTTGctttaaatttgagaaattatgataaactaaaatgaaaatttaaacatcactaacctaaaactctaaattagacttagcacTTTCAGTAAGAAAATTGAacgttaaatttctttatgagagtttgtctaagaaagtggttgttgctccaataaccaagaaggcctagtgccatgccactgcttggaagccaaaatattgaaataaaatgtttaattaacttattgataaagtattaaaattgaaattaaataatgctttaaaaaattttctcaaacatttttttttgaaaattacttaaaattcttTCTAACCGtagaatttttaacttagaaaattttcttgctttAAATTTGTTTGCTTAGAAAAGATCTCAAAAATACTTTAATTTCTAAAGTTATTGCGAATTTTTGATgatataaataattttcaaaaatatcaaagttttcaaaattattacccttagattttctcttggtaccccatttttttatgtgatcaaaggggaagaaggaaaatgttaagtctaaggggaggtagcttacaattttatatttttgcactttattgcaatagtatctgttttacttctatgtttatttatcctagcttaacttaggttaCTCACATCAATAAGGGAGacattgttggaactccaaggttgttttgatatgatcaacaagttaagttaggtcctgtggtgttttaaccttgtgtctaagtatgcagaagcttaggagcacagggagtcgagtaaaagatgcagctagagagaagaacagcacgggagagagctgacgggctcggtgcgtcctagggacgaggtgctatggaagagtacgcgagcggacaagaaggaggtgcatgacattttcgagggacgagaagccggagcggaatgttgctcgagaagaccggaagttgggttcgggtgagccctattctggatggctgagatcacccaagcgagtggagccggagcgaaagacccggaccaaggcgaacTGAACCGGACCAAAGGGCCCGGATCGAAAAAGTCAATGAGGTTGACTTTAAGGGCCCGAGCGCccagactccgggcgcccggaacctcaagtttatcaatatcgACGTGGACGTTGACCATCGCgttggagataaagttttatcccctcccagacgCCTgaaacccatccaggcgccccgactaaggctataaatatagtcttggtccagaagcttaacaatagaacaagaattagcaatacaacacttgtcagcttccatttttagtttagcttctctttttgcgctttcactgctataagaggcttcttcgcctgaaggagatctttttagtaTGCGatttattccttggattaacaacctccccggttgtaaccaagtcaagtctgcgagcctcttcttttaatttattgctttatttatttaattttatgcaagtgttcttatAAAaattcgagaagggtattttgtgtttgtttttttaactattcaaccccccttctagccggtcaacGCGGACCCCAACAGAAGGAAGGATGACTTTATATTCAGGAGGAAGCTTAAAAGCGGCTTCTAGGCTCTTAGCGTCGCCAGCGTCGAACCGGGACTCGGTAGAAGTATACCAAGGCCCCGGGATGCCAGCGGGAGGCTACGATAAACTTGCCATTGTAAAACGCAGAGCAAGAGAAGGAATAAAATGGTGGAATGGTCGCCGGAGCACAGACACCGAAAGAGATGAAGACAAGGAAACACAGAAGCcggaagaatcaaaagaaaaaggtcGACGGAGGGAGCTTACTGAAAATGGGTCGCCGGTGAAACAACGAAGGAAGAAAAATCGCCAGAGAACAAGGGCGGAAGGTTACCGGAGGCAGAGGGATGCACAGGAGCAGAGGATTATCGCCGGAAGTGCTGGAAGATGGCAAAGCGTAGAGGAAGAACGTGACGCGACGGGCTTATAAACCTCGGGGCTGgccgaccggagccgtccgatctaggtcgtaGAAACCCAAGTCAAGATCTCACTGTTGAATTTGAACCGTCAAACATCACATCACAGTAGATATCCGCCTATCACATCAGGCGTGCAGCAGAAGTGGGTAGGAAATGTGGCACAACACCATGGGTCGTCATTTAATGATGGTATGGGAACCCGCTCTGTCTTAATGAGCAGAGATTTGTACGATTTTCCAGAAATCCGGGTGACGTAAGCCTCGCTCGCGCTCGCCCCATAGTCCAAGCAAAGATTTTGCGAGTACAAACCTTCATTGTGCTGATCAAATTGAGGGAGCATATCTACGGCCGAATGACAAGCTCTAACAGGCCGATCGGCAAGGAATGACCACATCCCGATCAAAAACCACATAGTGTCGAAGGCCAATCGGGAGGGAATCTGCTCAAataattgtccagtcagtcggacttacaacctccttcgactagacttgagggggagacttgtAATACGATTATGATGAAGGGCCCCACCCTGCTGCCACGAtggaggtcaaaggaggtcaaagtcaaggcagtcaatgttggttagtcataggaaaatataccggttccactgtacaaaattttttgtataagtgtcgaacctttccttaaataatctattgtgttctttagaagttatattaggaatcgcagacggaagttagcatcattgattccaaatttaacttatctgttcttaatggtttagatttgaatcacaagcggaacttaacactattgattcaaatctacctatgttattaattccattaaatattaatttccaaaattggcttccaggactgcatggcgaggcacatggccttcttggatatggtagcaaccaccaccgcctagacaaagccttttaaggaaagctaatatttaatttcattaaataactctaggttaactaaaaagaacaatcgaatcacaaattcgaaaaagaagaaaacacaaactcgaaaaactaatttgaaaaactagatctaatgcctcttgtgtttggaattcatacaaagaaaaataaactagcatggtgcggaaaataaatactagtaatacctttctttgtgaactttaatgacctcttaatcttctactgtattcctcttctaacctcggacgttgtgtgggcaacgattttccgagatgagaaccaccaagcaccttcttcttccttctaggtttcggccaccaagagtccttcttgatggataggttcggccaccaccaatgctccaagggatgctagagactaggcttcctttctctcattcttctccttgTTTGATCCAgccaccaagagaactccaccaatgaagaagtttgggccacaataaggagaggagagaaaaagaggggccgaccacaccaccaaggaagagagggaggaagaaaaagaatagagtcgttagccatgaaggcacctctaccccctcttttatattccttggtcttggcaaataagaaaattttaataaaaacttccttaattcctttgccatgaaaaggaaaatttaattaattaaaattaaaaaccttttcttaaatcatatggccgGCTACTATTCTAATCTTaatcaaggaaaatttaattcacacaagaattaaaacttcctaatttgtttccgaaattttttaaaaaaattctccaataatttttcccttcatggtggtttgtaaaaggaaattttataaattaaaatcttttttttaaacatgtggatgatttccaaaaaggaaagttatctctaaaaattaaaatctccttttaatttacaaataaggaaatatatcaaatcttttcttaatcttttgtagaaactaataaaagagaatatttaatttttaaactctcttttaaatcatgaacatgattaaaaaaggaaagttttcttaaaattaaaatctacgtttcaatctacaaataaggaaagatttcaaatcttttcttaatcttttgtagaaagctataaaaggaaaaaatttaaattttaaactctcttttaaaaccatagaatccacataagaaaaaattttaaaaataaaattactttttattttaatagggccggccacctaagcttgggttcaagctagggccggccacctcatgaacccatgaaccatgcctttggccggccctagcttggactccaagctagtttggccgacctctataggatgggtaagaaggtgggtataggtgggtatagtactctataattaagaggctacgatagggaccgagaggaggaattggttttggtctcccgatgaaattaagcattccgtgttcgccccgaacacataacttaatttcatcaataataattcattccactaaagaactattattgaactaccgcaccaatcccaaattatattttgggctcctcactacaacaaaaaccctcatagacatcggttttccaccgatgtctattacatttttgaccgatgtctatgaaggcaatGTAAAAGGTcttccattttagacatcgggttaaaaccggtgtagtatcacttaacgacatcgggtgtaaaatcgatgtaatattatatgttaataacaccagttttggcagcgataTACgtccgatgtaatattagttaatgacactggttttgcaacggtggaaaatcgatgtaatatcaatattgtttaaTGACACAAATccgatttccgaaatagtgaaaaaccaatattatcaccaagcaaatcataaaattaagttaatattattaattcactaacaaaatcataaataaatatgcaccgatgtatctaaacacaccaagtcaatatccatataaccaacacataaatattcttcttataacataaaaagataatagatattgtgcacatcaagttggtatccacaaattacacataactattcttcttacaacatcaaaaggtaatagatagtacacaaatatGTTTCTTACTGGTGCCAACATTATCCTTCTTACTCTGTGCATAGTAGCTAAGTTTACCTATGAAGCTAAACCGGGCACAGATAATCCTCCAGAACTGATGCTTCTTCCCATGTTACCACTGCTTACAATGTTGCCTACAGAGCTTGTAAGTCTTGGCCCTACATTACTCAATACTGGAGAAACTCCCAAACCAGGAACAGAACTACGATTCCCATAAGCTGAACTTGAGAAAATACCAGTTATTGACCCAGTGACTCCATTAATATTACTACTACTAAAAGCATGATTTCCAACAACATTAATACCCCCTCTATTTGTGACACCAGAGCCATGAGGCATCTGCATGAAAAAAAATCCAGAATCAATACTATTAAACACATTCAAAGGACCATATGATGCAGTGAAGTAATGTGGAAATAAACTCATGCCAGACCTGAGATAATGCAACCAAAAGATTGTTTGATGAGAACCGTCCACTAGGAATGCTTCCTCCTGGTTGCTGAACACCACCTGATGGTACAACACCCATTGCGGCCTCTCTGGATGCAAGCGAACCAGGCACAGTTGGCAGGTTGAAACTTCCATGAATATTATGCAATCCTTGAAGACCACCTATTTTTTTACAAACCATAATCAAAATTCCACACACAAGCAAAATTTCACATGAATATGTTAATAAAGTTTATGTAGGAATGTCTAACCAGAAGGATGGAACCAAGGCACTGCCGCAGATTAGCCAGAAAACAATGTGGTATAGGGTCGGCCTGAGGAGTCCGCAAGATTAGATGTTGAACCATTAAGAGTTGACTGTACCAAGAGACCCAGTAATTTGATCAGCAAAAGCAAGACTAGTAAAAGCACAGGGCATGGGCTAGGTGCTAACAAACTTGGTATGCTAACCAACAAGAAAGAAACAACCGCGTCAAGTTAGTATTTACATAAATTGTATTGAACATCTGCACCAAACAACAAAAGCCACTCATCTCTAACAATTGAAACTCAGCTAAGAATAAGGAATTATATTATTAATACCAAGAGTAAAATTACATCAGATACAAATCCCATACATAAAATAACAGATAGGCAATTTGGGATGAATATTGAAGTCTATAACTATTTATTCTACTTCTCTCCATCAAGCTAGAACATAATGGAGCATAGACATTGATGGTGCTTAGTTTGTCAAGTTGTACTCAATAAAGATTTGATTATCAATTTAGTAACCTTGTGATTTCTTAAACCATGCTCTAAAAATTTGTTTGACAGCATAGATAACTTTCTTAAACATTctaaaaaatttcaagtttaCAATGGAAATAACGCTCTAACAATTCACAGAACGTAAACATTCTAAAAACACTAAATCTAAGAATTTATTTGTGGTAAAGAATCTAAGCTTGTTGCACATGAAATGTAATGAATCTGGAATGCAAATGCTAAACACACTAGGAGTTGAAGTCTTATGAAAGGTCAGGTGCAAGAAAAGGTGAGGAGAACCTCCTGAGGTTTAATCTTAACAACTTAGCATCTAATATTTGGACGCTAAATTTAATGCAGGCTAATGACTTTGACTCTGAAATATACAATATCCACAGTTCACACATGATTACGGTACACTCTTCTTCATAGCAAACAACACAGAGTAGGAATCTACTACTCTAAAGGATCAAATGAGTTGTTGCTCAAGTCCCTGTAAATGAAATCAGGTATACATAATCTCCCATTtcaccaaatggaaaatcaagTTAGTCCTGAAATGGCTTATTCTCACAGATTGTAGAGGGCATGCATTCCAGTCATATTTGGTATCAGACAACATGATTCTATATTCTTTAATTTGATTCCTTACTATACCTTGATGCCTCTTCTTTCTAAATGTTTGTGGAGTTCTACTAGCATGCGAATCCCATCACTGTCAATGGAAGTCACTCCTGTGCTCAAAAGTGCAAAAActggttatttttattttactattttccTTAATTTGATATCATCTGAACCtgataataattattttcaacaAGAAAGAAGGCTTACTGTCCATGTCCAGAATCAGATATTGCAGTGTTTCTTCCTCCTCTATCCACCTCATGATTCTGTCCAGAATCAGATATTGCATTACAATAGAATAATCAAGTTTATCCAGTACTGCATATAATACAAATAATCATTTAAGTAATCTTCATCATGAAACCTTTGTAAACATGAATTgcttataagtaacatcataataGAAAAAGTTTATTTGATAGGCTATCAAGCTTAAAGTATAAAGAAACCTGAACTCGCATGCACGTCTTGTATAAACAagcataacataaatatttatttagtacTAACATTATGCCTGATAGAAATTGATTACAGATAAGAAATTGAAACAGTTATTGCTAGTACGGACATGAAAAGCAAAGGAGAGGTGTCACTTACAATTAAAAGAAGAGGCAATAGTTATATGTATACATGGGACACGACTATTCCTTGCATTTGAGGAGTCACGGCTGCCAGATTTAAACTAGCATATGAAGAATCATAGCCACTGAAAAGAGCATCTACTATTTAAAAGAGTATCTAATAATACAAAGTGTGTTAGAAATGTAAAGGGATAGACATCCTGCCAATTTCGAGTGGATTGACTGAACCCAAATTTATTAGGACTATCTgtttaatttgaacattttcAGCTAACATATTTACTAAAACACACAAACATCTTCAGAAGTTGATAATTCTCGTTCTATGAGAAGAGATCTCCATTCAATCATATTATCTTAGATGTTGCACAGAACTAAAAGCGCAAATAAATAAACAAGAGCCTTATTTCTGAACTACAAATAACCTctcttttttttaaagaaaaatttattttgcaGACTACAAAGAAAGATCAACAGCAGAACGTTGTAAGACTGGCAACTTGTAGCAGGAAGCTAAACATTGCATCGCAATAACTTCCAATTTTCAGTAGAACTAAGCTTTGGAGAACCTGATACTACAGATTAAGAGGTCTATGTCCCTTAACCGCTAACCAACATGAAACAGTCGGATGCATGAGATTTGAGAAGCCATACCTCGAATGGGTTTTATCTTCACTGCTCCCTCAGCAGCTGGTCCTTCCGTGCAGCTCACGGTAGAGGCGCCAGGGCCCAAAACACTTGCTTCTCCTGCTCCTTCCCTTGGCTCTTGGACGCCCCCTTGCTCTTCGACTCTTTGtctgacttcttcttcttcttgagagtcTCAAGCACTGCGAAGACGTTAGTTCTATTGATCTTCAGCAGCCCATCGTCCCTCCTACTTCCGCCTCCGACCATCTCTCCCAATCGATGCACCAAGACAAATCCAGCCTACACTTGCAATATCGACCTCAAACCTAACCCAGCGCTCCGAAAAAGAGCCAAAACACACAAATCGATGCACAAAACAAATGCGAACAAGCTAGAGACAATAAAAAGGATATGTTTACAAAGCAATAGTCTTTCCAACGGAACTCCGGTGACTGGTGAGGAGGAGTTATCTTCGTTCCTTCAGAGGTCTTTGGAGTTTAAGAGGTCGAGAAGGCGGAGCACGAATGAGTGGTCGATGTAGCGCTTGGCGACCTTGGTATCGGTGTCGGACGACACGACGTAGCGGAGAAGGAGCTCATAGACGAGCTGGAGATGAGGCCAGGCGGGGTCGAGGTAGGGGTCCTCCTCCTCCGGGTCGGTGGGAATGCAGATCTAGAGTTTGCGGAGAAAGAGCGCCTGGCGCTCGAGTACGGGCACATCGCGGAAGAGTGGGAGGGACTCGATTTGCGGGACAGCACCGGGGGTTGGGGAGGAGTGCAGTTGGCGGGGGGAGCCGGGATCGGCGTCTGAGGAGCGAGAGGCAAAAGAAAGCACCTGAGGAGCGGGATCGGCGCCTGAGGATTAGGGTTTCGATTTATGGTGGGCgaggagaagcccaaaagaaagtgtgctaagaaagtccgccagaattttgattcatagacaccgggttttaaaaaccgctgttaagatcggtgtctattaacgaaaaaaggcactcatagacatcgcctaaaaactCGATGtttatgagcgaaaatctgtgctcatagacaccgatttttggaaaaaccggtgtaaaattctcaaagacatcgatttttgcttaaaaccgttgttgttccaccgatgtttaTGAGGGGTTTTCTTGTAGtgccttcttattatgagtgtgttagtctccctgtgtttaagataatgaatgcccactaattaaatgagttaatgacaactcacttaattaatatcttagtccaagagtagtaccactcaaccttatcgtcatgtaggactaagtccacctacagggtttaacatgacaatccttatgagctcctcttggggtcattctcaacctagattactatgacacaatttccttctataatcaacaacacacactacaagtaatatcatttcccaacttatcgggcttattgatttatcgagctaaatctcacccattgataagtcaaagaaataaatactaaatatatgtgtttgttattatattaggattaagagcacacacttccataataactaaggtctagttcttttataaagtcagtacaaaaagaacttacctaaaatggtcatactcaatacacttggagtgtatcagtgtaatttattaattaagataaactaa is drawn from Zingiber officinale cultivar Zhangliang chromosome 1B, Zo_v1.1, whole genome shotgun sequence and contains these coding sequences:
- the LOC122031730 gene encoding probable NOT transcription complex subunit VIP2; protein product: MGVVPSGGVQQPGGSIPSGRFSSNNLLVALSQMPHGSGVTNRGGINVVGNHAFSSSNINGVTGSITGIFSSSAYGNRSSVPGLGVSPVLSNVGPRLTSSVGNIVSSGNMGRSISSGGLSVPGLAS